Proteins found in one Helicobacter sp. NHP19-003 genomic segment:
- a CDS encoding excinuclease ABC subunit UvrC: protein MDRKTLENLPTTSGVYLYFDSKDDLLYVGKAKNLQKRILSYFRVQGGQVTPNSKNSVRIQRMVSQIAYLQIQTTNSEEEALLLENKLIKTKQPKYNVLLKDSKTYPYICLDLSQPYPTLERTREPLAGHKCFGPFSLASLGLLESVQALIPLVQSKSCLRGKKPCIFHQMGRCLAPCTGKVSPQEYAPLVQEALDLLEHKDKLCARLKERMRVLATQERFEEAAIFRDYWQAVRTLLKRTEQPEMQMELALQELLGLAKPPKRIEVFDVSHHAQSACVGGMVVYSRGKWLKSAYRRYSLKGSDEYAQMHEMLERRVKQGGLPDLWLLDGGRAQALLAMQILESFGVSVAVVALAKEKVDKRAKRGGGDVADTIYGVSQTWKLKVQDARLQFLQKLRDEAHRFALAYHRLKKRKAFLG from the coding sequence ATGGATCGCAAAACCCTTGAAAACCTCCCCACTACAAGTGGGGTTTATCTGTATTTTGACTCTAAAGATGACTTGCTTTATGTGGGCAAGGCGAAGAACTTACAAAAGCGCATTTTGAGTTACTTTAGGGTACAAGGCGGACAAGTTACCCCCAATTCTAAAAATAGTGTCCGTATCCAGCGCATGGTTTCACAGATTGCCTATTTGCAGATACAAACCACAAACAGCGAAGAAGAAGCCCTGCTTTTAGAAAATAAACTCATTAAAACCAAGCAACCCAAATACAATGTTTTGCTAAAAGACTCCAAAACCTACCCCTACATTTGCCTAGATTTAAGTCAGCCCTACCCCACCTTAGAGCGCACAAGAGAGCCTTTAGCAGGGCATAAATGCTTTGGACCTTTTAGCCTCGCCTCTTTAGGGCTCCTAGAGAGTGTGCAAGCCTTAATCCCCCTCGTGCAAAGCAAGAGTTGTTTAAGGGGCAAAAAGCCCTGCATTTTCCACCAAATGGGGCGTTGTTTAGCCCCTTGCACGGGCAAGGTAAGCCCACAAGAATACGCCCCCCTCGTGCAAGAAGCCCTAGACTTGCTAGAGCATAAAGACAAATTATGCGCTCGGCTTAAAGAGCGCATGCGTGTCCTAGCCACGCAAGAAAGATTTGAAGAAGCGGCGATTTTTAGGGATTATTGGCAAGCGGTGCGCACCTTGTTGAAGCGCACAGAACAGCCAGAAATGCAAATGGAGCTTGCTTTGCAAGAGCTTTTAGGGCTTGCTAAACCGCCTAAGCGCATTGAGGTTTTTGATGTGAGCCACCATGCCCAAAGTGCTTGCGTGGGGGGGATGGTGGTGTACTCTAGGGGCAAGTGGCTTAAAAGCGCGTATCGGCGTTATAGCCTAAAAGGCAGCGATGAATACGCCCAAATGCACGAAATGCTGGAGCGGCGCGTAAAACAAGGGGGCTTGCCTGATTTGTGGCTCTTAGATGGCGGACGCGCGCAAGCCTTGTTGGCCATGCAAATCTTAGAGAGTTTTGGGGTTAGTGTGGCGGTGGTGGCTTTAGCCAAAGAGAAAGTGGACAAAAGAGCAAAACGGGGGGGCGGGGATGTGGCAGATACAATCTATGGCGTGTCGCAAACTTGGAAATTAAAGGTGCAAGATGCACGGCTACAATTCCTACAAAAATTGAGAGATGAAGCGCATCGCTTTGCGCTCGCCTACCATAGGCTCAAAAAGCGCAAAGCCTTCTTGGGCTAG
- the murC gene encoding UDP-N-acetylmuramate--L-alanine ligase has product MLDRPIHTYKIHFIGIGGIGISGLAKYLKAQGAVVSGSDIARSSITDYLERLGIPITIPHDPSALTDQEVVIHSAIIKVDNVEIVAAMEKNCVILSRKRALEYILGDKRVFSVCGAHGKSSTSAMLAALLPHFGAIIGAASKAFGSNVRESQSPSLVFEADESDQSFLSSNPYCALVTNAEVEHLEGYNYDLKAFYQAYTDFIQMGQRRVINIEDPFLKGLELEATRLNPSEDISEITYFLKEDEPYTRFKLRDYGVFEVWGLGAHTASNAALAVLAALEELPLEELRKNLLDFKGIKKRFDILQKGEFVLIDDYAHHPTEIAATLQALQTYADLKGLKEAIVFWQPHKFSRLFDNLKGFQECFNHSIVSQLYILPVWRAGEAPRELDMQALFGHLEPTFIDRLWRTSEGLELFVQGVKIRTLKKGLAIGFGAGDITTQIRGDL; this is encoded by the coding sequence ATGCTAGATCGCCCCATCCACACCTATAAAATCCACTTCATCGGGATCGGGGGGATTGGCATTTCAGGGCTAGCCAAGTATCTCAAGGCACAGGGGGCGGTGGTGAGTGGCTCAGACATCGCTAGAAGTTCTATCACCGACTATCTAGAGAGGCTAGGCATCCCGATTACGATCCCGCATGATCCAAGCGCGCTCACTGACCAAGAGGTGGTGATACACTCGGCCATCATCAAGGTGGATAATGTAGAGATCGTGGCGGCTATGGAGAAAAATTGTGTGATCCTTTCACGCAAACGGGCACTAGAATATATTTTGGGCGATAAACGGGTGTTTAGCGTGTGCGGGGCACATGGCAAGAGCAGCACGAGTGCCATGCTCGCCGCTCTGTTGCCCCACTTTGGCGCGATCATCGGGGCGGCTTCCAAAGCCTTTGGCTCAAATGTCAGAGAGAGCCAAAGTCCTAGCCTCGTCTTTGAAGCAGACGAGTCGGATCAGAGTTTTTTAAGCTCTAATCCTTACTGCGCTTTGGTTACGAACGCTGAGGTGGAGCATTTAGAGGGGTATAACTACGATTTGAAGGCGTTTTATCAGGCCTACACCGACTTTATACAAATGGGGCAAAGGCGGGTCATCAACATAGAAGACCCCTTTTTAAAGGGCTTGGAACTAGAGGCGACCCGCCTAAATCCGAGCGAGGACATCAGCGAAATCACCTACTTTTTAAAAGAGGACGAACCTTACACCCGTTTTAAACTTAGAGATTACGGCGTGTTTGAGGTGTGGGGGCTGGGCGCACACACAGCCAGCAACGCTGCCCTAGCCGTTTTAGCCGCCCTAGAGGAGTTGCCCCTAGAGGAGTTAAGAAAAAATCTTTTGGACTTCAAGGGCATTAAAAAACGCTTTGACATTTTGCAAAAGGGGGAGTTTGTGCTGATAGACGACTACGCCCACCACCCTACAGAGATCGCCGCCACTTTGCAAGCTTTGCAAACCTACGCCGACTTGAAGGGCTTAAAAGAGGCAATTGTCTTTTGGCAACCGCATAAATTCTCCCGTCTGTTTGACAATTTAAAGGGCTTTCAAGAGTGCTTTAACCACTCGATCGTAAGCCAACTGTACATCTTGCCCGTGTGGCGGGCGGGCGAAGCCCCAAGAGAGCTAGACATGCAAGCCTTGTTTGGGCATTTAGAGCCCACCTTTATTGACCGCCTTTGGCGCACAAGTGAGGGGCTAGAGCTGTTCGTGCAAGGTGTGAAAATCCGCACACTCAAAAAGGGGCTAGCCATCGGCTTTGGAGCAGGGGACATCACCACGCAAATTAGAGGGGATTTATGA
- a CDS encoding M20 aminoacylase family protein, whose product MPLVPGIVAMQEEFIKLRQQIHQHPELGFEELKTSKLVAEKLKEFGYEVHTGVGKTGVVGVLKKGDSPKKIGLRADMDALPMSENNDLPYKSQSPGKMHACGHDGHSASLLLAAKYLAGQEFKGTLNLYFQPAEEGLGGARAMLEDGLLEKFDSDMIFGWHNMPLGTDKKIYLESGAVMASADSYTLEIKGKGGHGSAPEKCKDPIVVGALLVVALQSIVSRNIDPQHSAVVSVGAFNAGNTFNIIPDRATLQLSVRALDNESQEITTKRIEEIAQGIALVYGVEIGITKQAVATIMFNDPKATAFAQEVALEVFGKEACCFEYPAAMGSEDFSYFAQKRPCAYAFLENENTHYLHTSGYVFNDALLVRAASYYAHLVLKYLHP is encoded by the coding sequence ATGCCTCTCGTCCCCGGAATTGTCGCCATGCAAGAGGAATTTATCAAATTGCGCCAGCAAATCCACCAGCACCCCGAGCTGGGCTTTGAAGAGCTTAAAACTTCTAAACTTGTGGCAGAGAAGCTCAAAGAGTTTGGCTATGAAGTGCATACGGGTGTGGGCAAAACGGGGGTGGTGGGGGTGCTTAAAAAGGGCGATTCACCTAAGAAAATCGGTTTAAGGGCGGACATGGACGCATTGCCCATGTCAGAAAACAACGACCTGCCCTATAAGAGCCAAAGCCCGGGCAAAATGCATGCCTGCGGGCATGATGGGCACAGTGCATCCTTGTTGCTGGCGGCTAAATATCTAGCCGGCCAAGAGTTTAAAGGGACTCTCAATCTCTACTTCCAGCCTGCCGAAGAGGGCCTTGGGGGGGCTAGGGCGATGCTTGAAGATGGCTTGTTAGAAAAATTTGACAGCGACATGATCTTTGGCTGGCACAATATGCCCCTTGGCACAGATAAAAAAATTTACCTTGAGAGTGGGGCCGTCATGGCAAGTGCAGACAGCTACACGCTAGAAATCAAGGGCAAGGGTGGGCATGGGAGCGCGCCTGAAAAGTGCAAAGACCCCATTGTGGTGGGCGCACTCTTGGTGGTGGCGCTGCAAAGCATTGTGTCTAGGAACATCGATCCCCAGCACAGCGCGGTGGTGAGTGTGGGGGCGTTTAATGCAGGCAATACTTTTAACATCATCCCCGATCGCGCCACTCTACAATTAAGCGTGCGTGCTTTAGACAATGAGAGCCAAGAGATCACCACCAAACGCATTGAAGAGATCGCACAGGGCATCGCCCTAGTCTATGGGGTGGAGATTGGGATCACAAAGCAGGCTGTCGCCACCATTATGTTTAATGACCCCAAAGCCACGGCCTTTGCCCAAGAGGTGGCGCTGGAAGTCTTTGGTAAAGAGGCTTGTTGTTTTGAATATCCAGCGGCTATGGGCAGTGAGGACTTTAGCTATTTTGCCCAAAAACGCCCCTGTGCCTATGCCTTTTTAGAAAATGAAAACACCCACTACTTGCACACCTCCGGTTATGTCTTTAACGATGCTCTCTTAGTCCGTGCGGCCAGCTATTACGCCCACTTGGTGTTGAAATATTTGCACCCCTAG
- a CDS encoding succinyldiaminopimelate transaminase, translating to MFEPYPFERLRELLKDCKRGGLPLDLSIGEPQFETPLSVQDTLKAHTHELRFYPKSSGEDFLKEAQMAFVKKRFGVDLSKEQIIPTFGSKEVLFSLPIFYLHDKENPKIAFANPFYQVYLASARVARAQVVFMDLSLENDFTPTLEEETDLVILNSPNNPTGRTLDLEELKEWVLRALDEDFLLVNDECYSNIYAQTPPPSVLQACVEVGNTDFKNVLAINSLSKTLSAPGLRSGYIAGDAAILKPYQVFRSYSGCALPLPLQHASAVGWLDLKAQERIRHIYAKNLHLAQEILGVAVYPTSFYVWLEVQDGQAFTKHLYTTEGLKVLPGDFLGYDNSPHTKDFVRVALVYAPDTLVPALNALKNALDSYSC from the coding sequence ATGTTTGAGCCCTATCCTTTTGAACGCCTACGAGAGTTGCTGAAAGATTGCAAACGCGGGGGCTTGCCTTTAGATTTGTCTATCGGCGAACCGCAGTTTGAAACCCCCTTGAGTGTGCAAGACACCTTAAAAGCCCACACTCACGAACTGCGCTTTTACCCCAAAAGCTCAGGTGAGGACTTTTTAAAAGAGGCGCAAATGGCGTTTGTCAAAAAACGCTTTGGTGTGGATCTATCCAAAGAGCAAATCATCCCCACTTTTGGGTCTAAAGAGGTGCTTTTTAGCCTGCCTATTTTTTATCTGCACGATAAAGAAAATCCAAAAATCGCCTTTGCCAACCCTTTTTACCAAGTCTATTTAGCCAGCGCACGGGTGGCACGGGCACAAGTGGTTTTCATGGATTTGAGTCTAGAAAACGACTTCACGCCCACTTTAGAAGAAGAAACCGATCTAGTCATTTTAAACTCGCCCAACAACCCTACCGGACGCACGCTGGATTTAGAGGAGCTCAAAGAGTGGGTGCTTAGGGCATTGGACGAGGATTTTCTCTTAGTCAATGATGAATGTTACAGCAACATCTACGCCCAAACGCCCCCCCCGAGCGTTTTGCAAGCGTGTGTGGAAGTCGGCAACACAGACTTTAAAAATGTCCTTGCCATCAACTCCCTTTCTAAGACTTTGAGCGCTCCCGGTCTTAGGAGTGGCTACATCGCCGGGGACGCTGCGATTTTAAAGCCCTATCAAGTCTTTAGAAGTTACAGCGGTTGCGCCCTGCCCTTGCCCCTGCAACACGCGAGTGCGGTCGGGTGGCTGGATTTGAAAGCCCAAGAGCGCATCCGCCATATTTACGCCAAAAATCTCCATTTAGCTCAAGAGATTTTAGGTGTGGCTGTGTATCCCACCAGCTTTTATGTGTGGCTAGAGGTGCAAGATGGGCAGGCATTCACCAAGCACCTTTACACCACAGAGGGGCTAAAGGTCTTGCCCGGGGATTTTCTAGGCTATGACAACAGCCCCCACACAAAGGATTTTGTGCGCGTGGCCTTGGTTTATGCCCCGGACACCTTAGTCCCCGCCCTAAACGCCCTGAAAAACGCCCTAGACAGCTATTCATGCTAG
- a CDS encoding RNA recognition motif domain-containing protein encodes MKNIYVGNLVYSATNQEVEELFSQFGAVNSVKLIQDRETKRPKGFGFVEMEDEGAQQAIAKLDNTDFMGRTIRVTEANPRK; translated from the coding sequence TTGAAGAACATCTATGTAGGGAATTTGGTTTATAGCGCAACAAATCAAGAGGTTGAGGAGCTCTTTAGTCAGTTTGGTGCTGTAAACTCTGTGAAGTTGATCCAGGATCGCGAAACCAAAAGACCCAAAGGGTTTGGTTTTGTAGAAATGGAGGACGAGGGCGCACAACAGGCCATCGCCAAGTTAGACAACACAGATTTTATGGGGCGCACCATTCGGGTTACAGAGGCTAATCCGCGCAAATAA
- a CDS encoding methyl-accepting chemotaxis protein — MQFLNSLKLQSKIILIISIPMVVLLFFMVWQLRSTYNELSLNKDLARQIKVSRYISALVHEMQKERGMSAGFLSSGGVQFADKLPEQRQNTDTKLEALKKFLGSISGLDSRYRQAVQSGLDFLDQLPQRRNAMETKDKKALTNSAIAYFTKGIDMFLDTVLDSIKTIPNSKISNAAMEYISFLYAKEMSGLERATANRIFIANDPTDPQYAHFIALIAKQEVFEKYFLSLGDTQSIALFERVLADSSFKEVERMRQILMQKYLVGGFGVDPTLWFSTITKKIDLLKRVEDSISDHITKLARAEITKETRYFELLAISEVLIILVTTILAFLMMRYISKRLQKVNKTLKYIVDNKTFTDKISIAANDEIGFMARSVNTFIEYMRDTLQRIFQQVQSNTTVSKTLNTISIGLDSNSKQIKQVSQNNTDLSHASRQALDESLAMSMSTKELLEGVLNNVSDTKTAVVAINKHVQHNVANEENSVAQMQALSTEAQNIRVILDTITDIAKQTNLLALNAAIEAARAGEHGRGFAVVADEVRALAERTQNSITESEAIVTNILESIEKINGERKNSLQLMHALTEQSSAMQDHVHHLAGVIVNVVDQSLANLDNINKINKHTTSVLENGDKIASCVQDLLKINDSMQNSSHELNQQTNDLNGFLSAFKV, encoded by the coding sequence TTGCAATTTTTAAATAGTTTAAAGTTACAGAGCAAGATTATACTGATCATTTCTATCCCTATGGTGGTCTTGTTGTTTTTTATGGTCTGGCAACTGCGCAGTACTTACAATGAGCTCAGCCTCAATAAGGATTTGGCGCGCCAAATAAAGGTGTCTAGGTATATATCTGCGCTGGTGCACGAGATGCAAAAAGAGCGTGGGATGAGCGCAGGGTTCTTGTCCAGCGGAGGGGTGCAATTTGCCGACAAGTTGCCCGAGCAAAGGCAAAACACAGACACAAAATTGGAGGCACTTAAAAAATTTTTAGGTTCTATTTCTGGCCTAGACTCTCGTTACAGGCAGGCTGTGCAAAGCGGGCTTGATTTCTTGGATCAATTGCCCCAAAGACGCAATGCAATGGAGACTAAGGACAAAAAAGCCCTCACCAACAGTGCAATTGCCTACTTCACAAAGGGCATTGACATGTTCTTAGACACCGTGCTCGATTCTATTAAGACCATCCCCAACTCCAAAATCTCTAACGCAGCGATGGAATATATCAGTTTTCTTTACGCCAAAGAAATGTCGGGGCTGGAGCGCGCCACAGCCAACCGCATTTTTATTGCAAACGACCCTACCGATCCGCAATATGCGCATTTCATTGCCCTCATCGCCAAGCAAGAGGTTTTTGAAAAATATTTTCTATCCTTAGGGGATACACAGAGCATCGCCCTTTTTGAGCGTGTTTTGGCAGACTCGAGCTTTAAAGAGGTGGAGAGAATGCGCCAAATCCTCATGCAAAAATATTTAGTGGGGGGGTTTGGTGTAGACCCCACACTTTGGTTTAGCACCATTACAAAGAAAATCGATCTATTGAAACGGGTGGAGGATAGCATCAGTGATCACATCACAAAGCTCGCTAGGGCTGAGATCACAAAAGAAACCCGCTATTTTGAATTGTTAGCGATTTCTGAAGTGCTGATCATTCTTGTAACAACGATCTTGGCTTTCTTGATGATGCGCTACATTTCTAAGAGATTACAAAAGGTCAACAAGACCTTAAAATACATTGTGGACAATAAAACTTTTACAGACAAAATCAGCATCGCTGCCAACGATGAAATCGGGTTTATGGCGCGTTCTGTGAACACATTTATAGAATACATGCGCGACACTTTGCAACGAATCTTCCAGCAGGTGCAGAGCAACACCACCGTTTCTAAGACCTTAAACACCATTTCCATAGGTTTAGACTCCAACTCTAAGCAAATCAAGCAAGTCAGCCAAAACAACACGGATTTAAGCCACGCTAGCCGCCAAGCCTTAGACGAAAGCTTGGCAATGTCGATGTCAACCAAAGAGCTTTTAGAAGGAGTTCTTAACAATGTTAGCGACACTAAAACGGCTGTGGTCGCCATCAACAAACATGTCCAGCACAATGTGGCTAATGAGGAAAACAGCGTGGCACAAATGCAAGCTTTATCCACAGAGGCACAAAATATACGAGTCATTTTAGACACCATCACAGACATCGCCAAACAAACAAATCTACTCGCCCTAAACGCCGCCATTGAGGCCGCCCGGGCGGGCGAACATGGGCGTGGCTTTGCAGTGGTGGCCGATGAAGTGCGGGCTTTGGCTGAGAGAACCCAAAACAGCATTACAGAGAGCGAAGCCATCGTTACAAATATCTTAGAATCCATTGAAAAGATCAATGGGGAGAGGAAAAATAGCCTCCAATTAATGCACGCCCTCACCGAGCAATCAAGCGCCATGCAAGACCATGTCCACCACCTCGCGGGCGTGATCGTCAATGTCGTGGATCAATCTTTGGCGAATCTAGACAACATCAATAAAATCAACAAACACACCACAAGCGTCCTTGAAAATGGGGACAAGATTGCCTCATGCGTGCAGGATTTATTAAAAATCAACGACTCTATGCAAAATTCTTCTCATGAGCTCAACCAACAAACCAACGATTTGAACGGCTTTTTGAGCGCGTTTAAGGTTTAA
- a CDS encoding ABC transporter permease — MPNTSLVAFLVRRYLRFDKTQPFISITAILAFLGVGVGVMVLIVAMAIMNGMNAEFEKKLFVMNYPLTLYATSYYGIEQKTLNALEQRFPTLRFSPYLQSQVVARFNGMLSGGMLFGVEINKEIQINNILKKGLEGVNLQTFKQMPFNLVAGKGFKDSLLLGNTHSIDLFFTKLEPTGFVLSPTVKRFQLKGFFESGLKAYDGSYLYTNIEALQAIRDLPKGVYDGVHVYSKTPMQDMEKIKQALKEIPNNGVDIEGWWQQNGNFFSAMALEKRALFIVLMLIILMASLNIISSLLMVVMNRRKEIALLLSLGATTKEIQKSFFALGAVIGVGGIVLGVLLAFLVLWVLATFPIISLPADVYGMDKLPLDLSAVDFFSTLIGALIIVALSSHYPARKAAGVDALSILRNE, encoded by the coding sequence ATGCCTAACACCTCTTTAGTGGCGTTCTTGGTACGCCGCTATTTGCGCTTCGACAAGACCCAACCCTTCATCAGCATCACAGCGATTTTAGCTTTTTTGGGCGTGGGCGTGGGCGTGATGGTGTTGATCGTGGCGATGGCAATCATGAATGGCATGAACGCTGAGTTTGAAAAAAAGCTCTTTGTGATGAACTACCCACTCACACTTTACGCCACAAGCTACTATGGCATAGAGCAAAAGACTTTAAACGCCCTAGAACAACGCTTCCCCACCTTACGCTTTAGTCCCTATTTGCAAAGCCAAGTTGTGGCGCGTTTTAACGGCATGCTAAGTGGCGGTATGCTCTTTGGTGTGGAAATAAACAAGGAAATCCAAATCAACAACATTTTAAAAAAGGGGTTAGAGGGGGTTAATTTACAAACCTTTAAGCAAATGCCTTTTAATTTAGTGGCGGGCAAGGGCTTCAAAGACTCCCTACTCTTAGGCAACACGCACAGCATTGATTTATTTTTTACGAAGTTAGAACCCACAGGTTTTGTGCTTTCCCCGACCGTGAAGCGCTTCCAGCTCAAAGGCTTTTTTGAATCGGGGCTAAAGGCTTATGATGGCAGTTATTTATACACGAACATAGAAGCCTTGCAGGCAATTAGGGATTTGCCAAAGGGGGTGTATGACGGCGTGCATGTCTATTCCAAAACTCCCATGCAAGACATGGAGAAAATCAAGCAAGCCCTCAAAGAAATCCCCAACAATGGGGTGGACATTGAGGGGTGGTGGCAACAAAATGGCAACTTCTTTTCGGCAATGGCGCTAGAAAAACGCGCCCTTTTCATTGTGTTGATGTTGATCATCTTAATGGCGAGTTTAAACATCATCAGCTCGCTGTTGATGGTGGTGATGAACCGCCGTAAAGAAATTGCCTTGCTGTTAAGTTTGGGCGCGACCACTAAAGAAATCCAAAAGAGCTTTTTTGCTTTAGGGGCGGTCATTGGCGTGGGGGGGATTGTGCTGGGCGTGCTCTTGGCCTTTTTGGTGTTGTGGGTGCTGGCCACCTTTCCCATCATCTCCTTGCCCGCCGATGTTTATGGCATGGACAAACTGCCCCTAGATTTGTCAGCAGTGGATTTTTTCAGCACACTTATTGGGGCGCTCATCATTGTCGCTCTGTCATCGCACTACCCTGCCCGCAAGGCAGCGGGTGTAGACGCTTTATCCATTTTGCGTAATGAATAG